Proteins from a genomic interval of Mycolicibacterium grossiae:
- a CDS encoding DegV family protein — protein sequence MTVVVVTDSSARMSADEAQRWGIRQVPLHVLIDGTDLRDGVDAVPHDVHARSHVTTSGASPADLAETYRKALADSGGDGVVAVHLSAALSGTFSTACAVAREFGSAVRVVNSRSAAACVGFVATAAARAAATGADLDAVEDAARSAVTRGHAFIVVHRLDNLRRSGRIGAAASWLGTALALKPLLGIDVDGRLVPVQRIRTVSKAHAALLDAVADAIGERSASVVVHHVDNHDDADALGAALTARLPQVESLTVTDMGPVLAVHVGAGAIGVALTVDG from the coding sequence GTGACCGTCGTCGTCGTCACCGATTCGTCGGCGCGGATGAGCGCCGACGAGGCGCAGCGGTGGGGGATCCGGCAGGTGCCGCTGCACGTGCTGATCGACGGCACCGACCTGCGCGACGGCGTCGACGCCGTCCCGCACGACGTGCACGCCCGCAGTCACGTCACCACCTCGGGTGCGTCCCCGGCGGACCTGGCCGAGACCTACCGCAAGGCGCTCGCCGACAGCGGCGGCGACGGCGTCGTGGCCGTGCACCTGTCCGCGGCGCTCTCGGGCACGTTCAGCACCGCCTGCGCCGTGGCGCGGGAGTTCGGATCGGCGGTGCGCGTCGTCAATTCGCGCTCCGCGGCGGCGTGCGTGGGTTTCGTCGCGACGGCGGCGGCACGGGCCGCGGCCACCGGTGCGGACCTCGACGCCGTGGAGGACGCCGCGCGGTCCGCGGTCACGCGCGGGCACGCCTTCATCGTCGTCCACCGCCTGGACAACCTGCGGCGCAGCGGCCGGATCGGTGCCGCGGCGTCCTGGTTGGGCACCGCACTGGCCCTCAAGCCGCTGCTCGGCATCGACGTCGACGGCCGGCTGGTTCCCGTGCAACGCATCCGGACGGTCTCCAAGGCGCACGCCGCGCTGCTCGACGCGGTGGCCGACGCCATCGGCGAGCGCAGCGCGTCGGTCGTCGTGCACCACGTGGACAACCACGACGACGCGGACGCGCTCGGCGCCGCGCTCACCGCGCGGCTGCCGCAGGTCGAGTCGCTGACCGTCACCGACATGGGACCCGTCCTGGCGGTGCACGTCGGTGCGGGCGCCATCGGTGTGGCGCTCACCGTCGACGGGTAA
- the octT gene encoding diglucosylglycerate octanoyltransferase, translated as MSSERPADRPTLLVFCDSLSYYGPTGGLPSDDPRIWPNIVARNLDWDLELIGRIGWTCRDVWWAAIQDPRSWAALPRAGAVVFATCGMDSLPSPLPTALRETIRYVRPPLLRRWVRDGYGWLQPRLSPIARPALPPHLSAEYLEQTRAAIDFNRPGIPFVACVPSVHIAETYGTSHRWRDATVNAITTWAAQHDVPVVDLKAAVGDEVLSGRGNPDGIHWNFEAHANVADLMLKGLAEAGVPVAAAG; from the coding sequence ATGTCCTCTGAACGGCCCGCCGACCGCCCGACGCTGCTCGTCTTCTGCGATTCGCTGTCCTACTACGGGCCGACCGGCGGGCTGCCGTCCGACGACCCCCGCATCTGGCCGAACATCGTTGCGCGCAACCTGGATTGGGACCTGGAGCTGATCGGCCGCATCGGGTGGACGTGCCGTGACGTGTGGTGGGCGGCGATCCAGGACCCGCGGTCGTGGGCGGCCCTGCCGAGGGCCGGGGCGGTCGTCTTCGCGACCTGCGGCATGGATTCGCTGCCGTCGCCCCTGCCCACGGCACTGCGCGAGACGATCCGCTACGTCCGGCCGCCGCTGCTGCGGCGCTGGGTCCGCGACGGCTACGGGTGGCTGCAGCCCCGCCTCTCGCCGATCGCCCGTCCCGCGCTGCCGCCGCACCTGAGCGCCGAGTACCTCGAACAGACCCGCGCGGCCATCGACTTCAACCGCCCCGGCATCCCGTTCGTCGCGTGCGTGCCCTCGGTGCACATCGCCGAGACCTACGGCACGTCGCACCGTTGGCGCGACGCGACGGTGAATGCCATCACCACCTGGGCCGCGCAGCACGACGTCCCCGTCGTCGATCTGAAGGCCGCCGTCGGCGACGAGGTGCTGAGCGGCCGCGGCAATCCCGACGGCATCCACTGGAACTTCGAGGCGCACGCGAACGTCGCCGACCTGATGCTCAAGGGCCTCGCCGAGGCCGGCGTCCCCGTCGCGGCCGCGGGCTGA
- the gpgP gene encoding glucosyl-3-phosphoglycerate phosphatase, with the protein MRVRRLVMLRHGQTEYNAGSRMQGQLDTDLSDLGREQAVAAAEVLGKRQPLLIVSSDLRRALDTAVALGERTGLPVDTDVRLRETHLGDWQGMTHLEVDAVAPGARLAWRDDARWAPHGGESRVDVAERSLPLVAEIAGAQYEWGLDGDERPVVLVAHGGLIAALTGAVLGLPVDNWPVLGGMGNASWVQLSGHSARDADFVDVRWRLDVWNASAQVANDVL; encoded by the coding sequence ATGAGGGTCCGCCGCCTGGTGATGCTGCGGCACGGCCAGACCGAGTACAACGCGGGCAGCCGCATGCAGGGACAGCTCGACACCGACCTGTCCGACCTCGGCCGCGAGCAGGCCGTCGCCGCCGCCGAGGTGCTGGGCAAGCGGCAGCCGCTGCTCATCGTGTCGTCCGATCTGCGCCGTGCGCTCGACACGGCCGTGGCGCTCGGCGAGCGCACCGGCCTGCCGGTCGACACCGACGTCCGGTTGCGCGAGACGCACCTCGGTGACTGGCAGGGCATGACGCACCTCGAGGTCGACGCCGTCGCGCCCGGTGCGCGGCTCGCGTGGCGCGACGACGCCCGCTGGGCCCCGCACGGCGGCGAGAGCCGCGTCGACGTCGCCGAGCGCAGTCTGCCGCTGGTCGCGGAGATCGCCGGGGCACAATACGAGTGGGGTCTGGACGGCGATGAGCGGCCGGTGGTGCTGGTGGCGCACGGCGGCCTGATCGCCGCGCTCACCGGAGCGGTCCTCGGCCTGCCGGTGGACAACTGGCCGGTGCTGGGCGGCATGGGCAACGCGAGCTGGGTGCAGCTGTCGGGACATTCGGCGCGCGACGCGGACTTCGTCGACGTGCGGTGGCGTCTCGACGTGTGGAACGCCTCGGCCCAGGTCGCCAACGATGTCCTCTGA